A stretch of Malus sylvestris chromosome 11, drMalSylv7.2, whole genome shotgun sequence DNA encodes these proteins:
- the LOC126589575 gene encoding peptidyl-prolyl cis-trans isomerase CYP63-like isoform X1: MSKKKNPRVFLDVSIDRAPVEQIVIELFADVVPKTAENFRALCTGEKGIGKSTGKPLHYKGSTFHRVIKGFMAQGGDFSNGNGTGGESIYGGKFADENFKLKHDGPGLLSMANACPNTNGSQFFIIFRHQPHLDGKHVVFGKVVKGMDVVEKTEKVGTADGKPLETVKIVDCGEFSEIKIPVATEKEKEKGKKRKSGKVSSSEDSSDEEARGRRKKSLKERTKRRKYSSSDSYSSESESDSLDSDSDSSLSDSSSSGDGRRRKRKSVKKGKHQRSRKRRDGKKERKSRQHSKRSRRKSKRRSESSSDTESESSRSSRSSSDDDKDGPHVSSRKTSNLKGAEKKLPTNDAGKEKKIVVEQRNNHGMKKTEGNSSQGEGELSRKNDAPFNNGHNAEAKTANQNSDSDDSNNSSRSPTHKRRSRNSPRSRPSPSPNRIPSGSPPRNTGEKSRGRLSRSPSGSPVRKAPEPSTTNHDGGLSKSTSPNGNAKRIRKGRGFTDRFAFARRYRTPSPERSLRNSYSNDRRDTYRSNRDRYSSYRNFSERPPRRHFRSPPRGGSPPRNRSRRSRSRSISRSPGGYRGHTRDRSRSRSRSPVDRPPVSDRLKSRLGPRIGDQHSPDRGRLKSRSRSPRPSHSRSPDATPKRRNRTPRSPSRSISSSPPAQRGLVSYDDISP, from the exons ATGAGCAAGAAAAAGAACCCTCGTGTCTTCTTAGATGTATCAATTGATAGGGCCCCTGTGGAACAAATTGTTATTGAG CTTTTTGCTGATGTTGTTCCCAAGACAGCAGAGAATTTTAGGGCTCTCTGTACAG GTGAGAAGGGCATTGGAAAATCTACAGGCAAACCTCTCCATTACAAAGGATCAACATTCCATCGAGTAATAAAAGGATTTATGGCACAG GGTGGTGACTTTTCAAATGGAAATG GCACTGGTGGAGAAAGTATTTATGGAGGAAAGTTTGCAG atgaaaattttaaattgaagcaTGATGGACCTGGTCTTCTGTCTATGGCAAATGCTTGTCCAAACACAAATGGTTCCCAGTTCTTTATAATCTTCAGGCACCAGCCTCATCTCGATGG GAAACATGTTGTTTTTGGAAAAGTTGTGAAGGGAATGGATGTAGTTGAGAAAACTGAGAAAGTGGGAACTGCAGATGGAAAACCTTTAGAAACCGTGAAGATTGTGGATTGTGGTGAATTCTCAGAAATTAAAATCCCTGTTGCaacagagaaagagaaagagaaag GTAAAAAGAGGAAATCAGGAAAGGTTTCATCCTCTGAGGATAGTTCTGATGAGGAAGCTAGAGGAAGGCGTAaaaaatccttgaaggaaagaactaaGAGAAGAAAATATTCTTCATCTGACTCCTACAGCTCAGAGTCTGAGTCAGATTCTTTAGATTCTGATTCTGATTCTTCTCTATCTGACTCAAGTTCGTCTGGTGATGGAAGGCGCAGGAAGAGGAAATCTGTTAAAAAAGGTAAGCACCAGCGTTCAAGGAAAAGAAGAGAtggaaaaaaagagaggaagagcaGGCAGCATTCCAAACGATCAAGGCGCAAGTCAAAACG GAGATCGGAAAGTTCAAGTGATACAGAAAGTGAGAGTTCTAGAAGCAGCAGAAGCAGTTCTGATGATGATAAAGATGGTCCTCATGTTTCTTCCCGTAAAACCAGTAACTTAAAAGGTGCAGAAAAAAAACTTCCAACCAATG ATgcgggaaaagaaaaaaaaattgttgtcgAACAGAGGAACAATCATGGTATGAAGAAAACTGAGGGCAACTCATCTCAAGGAGAAGGTGAATTATCTCGAAAGAATGATGCACCTTTCAACAACGGGCATAATGCAGAAGCTAAAACTGCTAATCAGAACTCCGACTCAGATGATTCGAACAACTCCAG CAGAAGTCCGACTCACAAAAGGAGGTCAAGAAATAGCCCTAGGAGCAGGCCAAGCCCAAGTCCTAATAGAATTCCTAGTGGAAGTCCTCCGAGGAATACTGGTGAGAAAAGTAGAGGAAGGCTTTCTAGGAGTCCATCGGGTAGCCCTGTCCGCAAAGCTCCTGAACCTTCTACTACCAATCATGACGGGGGTTTGTCAAAAAGCACTTCTCCAAATGGAAATGCAAAGCGCATTAGGAAAGGGCGTGGCTTCACTGACCGCTTTGCCTTTGCACGTCGTTACCGTACTCCATCTCCTGAGCGTTCACTCCGTAATTCCTATAGTAATGATCGAAGAGACACTTACAGAAGTAACCGGGATAG GTACTCAAGCTATAGAAATTTTTCTGAGCGCCCACCTCGTAGACATTTCCGAAGCCCACCAAGAGGCGGAAGCCCTCccag aaacagGAGCAGGAGAAGTCGAAGTAGGAGCATTTCCCGCAGCCCTGGTGGTTACCGTGGCCATACTAGGGACCGCAGCCGCAGCCGTAGTCGTAGTCCAGTAGATCGACCTCCTGTAAGTGATAGACTAAAGTCCCGCCTTGGACCCCGAATTGGTGATCAGCACTCTCCAGACAGAGGTAGGCTTAAGTCCAGGTCGAGAAGCCCGAGGCCCTCTCATTCCAGATCTCCAGATGCTACACCTAAGCGTCGTAATCGAACTCCTAGGTCTCCCAGTAGGTCAATATCAAGCTCCCCACCTGCTCAAAGGGGGTTGGTTTCATATGATGATATCAGTCCTTAA
- the LOC126589575 gene encoding peptidyl-prolyl cis-trans isomerase CYP63-like isoform X2 produces MSKKKNPRVFLDVSIDRAPVEQIVIELFADVVPKTAENFRALCTGEKGIGKSTGKPLHYKGSTFHRVIKGFMAQGGDFSNGNGTGGESIYGGKFADENFKLKHDGPGLLSMANACPNTNGSQFFIIFRHQPHLDGKHVVFGKVVKGMDVVEKTEKVGTADGKPLETVKIVDCGEFSEIKIPVATEKEKEKGKKRKSGKVSSSEDSSDEEARGRRKKSLKERTKRRKYSSSDSYSSESESDSLDSDSDSSLSDSSSSGDGRRRKRKSVKKGKHQRSRKRRDGKKERKSRQHSKRSRRKSKRRSESSSDTESESSRSSRSSSDDDKDGPHVSSRKTSNLKGAEKKLPTNDAGKEKKIVVEQRNNHGMKKTEGNSSQGEGELSRKNDAPFNNGHNAEAKTANQNSDSDDSNNSRSPTHKRRSRNSPRSRPSPSPNRIPSGSPPRNTGEKSRGRLSRSPSGSPVRKAPEPSTTNHDGGLSKSTSPNGNAKRIRKGRGFTDRFAFARRYRTPSPERSLRNSYSNDRRDTYRSNRDRYSSYRNFSERPPRRHFRSPPRGGSPPRNRSRRSRSRSISRSPGGYRGHTRDRSRSRSRSPVDRPPVSDRLKSRLGPRIGDQHSPDRGRLKSRSRSPRPSHSRSPDATPKRRNRTPRSPSRSISSSPPAQRGLVSYDDISP; encoded by the exons ATGAGCAAGAAAAAGAACCCTCGTGTCTTCTTAGATGTATCAATTGATAGGGCCCCTGTGGAACAAATTGTTATTGAG CTTTTTGCTGATGTTGTTCCCAAGACAGCAGAGAATTTTAGGGCTCTCTGTACAG GTGAGAAGGGCATTGGAAAATCTACAGGCAAACCTCTCCATTACAAAGGATCAACATTCCATCGAGTAATAAAAGGATTTATGGCACAG GGTGGTGACTTTTCAAATGGAAATG GCACTGGTGGAGAAAGTATTTATGGAGGAAAGTTTGCAG atgaaaattttaaattgaagcaTGATGGACCTGGTCTTCTGTCTATGGCAAATGCTTGTCCAAACACAAATGGTTCCCAGTTCTTTATAATCTTCAGGCACCAGCCTCATCTCGATGG GAAACATGTTGTTTTTGGAAAAGTTGTGAAGGGAATGGATGTAGTTGAGAAAACTGAGAAAGTGGGAACTGCAGATGGAAAACCTTTAGAAACCGTGAAGATTGTGGATTGTGGTGAATTCTCAGAAATTAAAATCCCTGTTGCaacagagaaagagaaagagaaag GTAAAAAGAGGAAATCAGGAAAGGTTTCATCCTCTGAGGATAGTTCTGATGAGGAAGCTAGAGGAAGGCGTAaaaaatccttgaaggaaagaactaaGAGAAGAAAATATTCTTCATCTGACTCCTACAGCTCAGAGTCTGAGTCAGATTCTTTAGATTCTGATTCTGATTCTTCTCTATCTGACTCAAGTTCGTCTGGTGATGGAAGGCGCAGGAAGAGGAAATCTGTTAAAAAAGGTAAGCACCAGCGTTCAAGGAAAAGAAGAGAtggaaaaaaagagaggaagagcaGGCAGCATTCCAAACGATCAAGGCGCAAGTCAAAACG GAGATCGGAAAGTTCAAGTGATACAGAAAGTGAGAGTTCTAGAAGCAGCAGAAGCAGTTCTGATGATGATAAAGATGGTCCTCATGTTTCTTCCCGTAAAACCAGTAACTTAAAAGGTGCAGAAAAAAAACTTCCAACCAATG ATgcgggaaaagaaaaaaaaattgttgtcgAACAGAGGAACAATCATGGTATGAAGAAAACTGAGGGCAACTCATCTCAAGGAGAAGGTGAATTATCTCGAAAGAATGATGCACCTTTCAACAACGGGCATAATGCAGAAGCTAAAACTGCTAATCAGAACTCCGACTCAGATGATTCGAACAACTCCAG AAGTCCGACTCACAAAAGGAGGTCAAGAAATAGCCCTAGGAGCAGGCCAAGCCCAAGTCCTAATAGAATTCCTAGTGGAAGTCCTCCGAGGAATACTGGTGAGAAAAGTAGAGGAAGGCTTTCTAGGAGTCCATCGGGTAGCCCTGTCCGCAAAGCTCCTGAACCTTCTACTACCAATCATGACGGGGGTTTGTCAAAAAGCACTTCTCCAAATGGAAATGCAAAGCGCATTAGGAAAGGGCGTGGCTTCACTGACCGCTTTGCCTTTGCACGTCGTTACCGTACTCCATCTCCTGAGCGTTCACTCCGTAATTCCTATAGTAATGATCGAAGAGACACTTACAGAAGTAACCGGGATAG GTACTCAAGCTATAGAAATTTTTCTGAGCGCCCACCTCGTAGACATTTCCGAAGCCCACCAAGAGGCGGAAGCCCTCccag aaacagGAGCAGGAGAAGTCGAAGTAGGAGCATTTCCCGCAGCCCTGGTGGTTACCGTGGCCATACTAGGGACCGCAGCCGCAGCCGTAGTCGTAGTCCAGTAGATCGACCTCCTGTAAGTGATAGACTAAAGTCCCGCCTTGGACCCCGAATTGGTGATCAGCACTCTCCAGACAGAGGTAGGCTTAAGTCCAGGTCGAGAAGCCCGAGGCCCTCTCATTCCAGATCTCCAGATGCTACACCTAAGCGTCGTAATCGAACTCCTAGGTCTCCCAGTAGGTCAATATCAAGCTCCCCACCTGCTCAAAGGGGGTTGGTTTCATATGATGATATCAGTCCTTAA